Genomic segment of Gopherus flavomarginatus isolate rGopFla2 chromosome 2, rGopFla2.mat.asm, whole genome shotgun sequence:
ACCACTGCAGCATTAAAATCAGCATGTGGTACACCTTTGCCTAAATATACAGTAATAGGAACACTGGAACAAATACAGACAGGTGTCATAAAATACTATGCTTAATACTGGGAAATGCTGCAATTACATTGACCTCTTGTGTAGTATGTATTTTGTGAGTGCAACAATCATGATTGGGGTACAAAaatttgtgtatatatacatatacaattTCTTGTTCATAATTGTGTTGGTTGAGGTGTATAGACACTGACATTTACAAATTATACTTTTCACTTAATGCTGATCAGTTATTCTTCTGGCTTTATGTCAATGAAGAAATTGACAGGAAACCTGTCCATTCTCACACTGCCACAATGAGCCATGTTGTACCCAAAGAAAATGTTAACTAGAAACCCATCTATTGGTTGTGTGTTAGTTAATGCTCACTGCATTTGGCAGTGAGGCAAATAGGGATATCCTACCCACATCTACATATTCATGTACCCTGCCCGTAAAAATCAAAGAGGGGAAAGGATGAAATTTCTGCTACTTTTATAAAATATCTGGcttgaatctggccccaaatgttCTATTCTTCTCTTGATATACATGCATATGCTAACTCCTATTAATGCCAGGTAGAGTTATAGGTGTGTATGGAAGGGGAAATACACCAAATAACATCAAACTAGAAAAACAGCTTTCTAATTTCATAAAACATGATCCTCATTACAAGTATAAGGTAGAAAGATATTTTATAGTTCCTTCAGCAGAAATAGGGCAAGAAGATGCTAACAATTTTGACGCATGATTTTCCTGATAAATAATAATGTTGCATCTTGGTTTCCTCATTCAAAAATGCATTTTCCTAATACTTGCTCGGCAACCCACAGGCCGTTCTTAGGCTATAGCAACAAATAATCTCCTTGAAGGTCTTCCGCATTTCCTGGCTACGAAAGGCATAGATCAAGGGATCGATCACTGAGTTACACATGATGAGGATGAGGTACATGTTGAAGTGAGACATAAAGCAAACACAGTAGAGGTTCTGAGGGCAAGAAATCATCAGGATGAGGTGGAGAAAAAATGGAGCCCAACAAACAATGAAGATGCCTAGTAGCATGGTCAGAGTGATAGCCCCCTTCATGCTGGTTCTTTGATGGACAGAATTGTATCCAGGCAAAGCCGCTATTCTCTTGACATGAGTACGAGCCAGGAGGAACATATGTATGTACAGAGAGACCATGAGGAATAACATGGTGAAAAACATTGTGATGAGACAAATGATAACGTAAGTTGATTCATAATAAAGAATGAAGATAATGCCACAGCCAGTGCAAAATGTCCATATGCATGCAATGATTAGCCCTGATCTTTTCACTGTCATGATGTTGTGATAACGCAGGGCATAGAAAATTGTGACATACCTGTCTACTGCTATAGCCAGCAAACTGCACATGGAAGCCACCACAGATATGCAGATCATTGAATCAAAAACATTGTCTATATGTTGTACAAAAGCATCTTCCATAATTAGATGCCTATTGTTTATTAAATATATCGTTATGGTCTCCCAAGCATTAGAAACACTGACCAGCATGTCAGCTACTGCTAAACTGCACACAAAGAAATACATAGGTGAATGCAAGTTCTTGTTCTTTACTATTGCACAGATAACCAAGATATTTTCAAGGAGGCTTATAATGCCCAGGATTAGAAACACCTCCACTGCTATGACCACTTGCTCACATGGTGATGACTTGTTCTTGACAATAGGCACTGTAAAGTTGATGCCAAAAGTACTCAAGTTAAGTTCTGGAATGTGTATTTGGTAGGATGAGTTCATCTCTGGAGGCAAATATGCTCTCTTCTTTCCAAAGGACTTGTAAAGCAGGGTGGTAAATGCATTTTCCAGAAAGGCAAAAAGCCCTGCCAAAAAAATATGGCAACATGACAAAAACAGGTAAGAGTTGACAAAGCAAATATCAAATGGAATCAAATATTTGTATTGAACTCACTATATCCAGCTCGTGACTGCTCCACATTCTATATTTATTCTAAATTAACCTGTCATATATTTTTTCCAGCTATCCTTGCTCATAGGGAAATTAAAATCACAAACTAATAGAGAGATTTATTatccttcttttttctttctcctcagaCTTTTGCTCATTCTCCAATGT
This window contains:
- the MC5R gene encoding melanocortin receptor 5; its protein translation is MNSSYQIHIPELNLSTFGINFTVPIVKNKSSPCEQVVIAVEVFLILGIISLLENILVICAIVKNKNLHSPMYFFVCSLAVADMLVSVSNAWETITIYLINNRHLIMEDAFVQHIDNVFDSMICISVVASMCSLLAIAVDRYVTIFYALRYHNIMTVKRSGLIIACIWTFCTGCGIIFILYYESTYVIICLITMFFTMLFLMVSLYIHMFLLARTHVKRIAALPGYNSVHQRTSMKGAITLTMLLGIFIVCWAPFFLHLILMISCPQNLYCVCFMSHFNMYLILIMCNSVIDPLIYAFRSQEMRKTFKEIICCYSLRTACGLPSKY